The following is a genomic window from Vitis vinifera cultivar Pinot Noir 40024 chromosome 6, ASM3070453v1.
gatgagaTTGGAGAATTCATTTCACGTTGAATTCATGATAtgttacataattttttataaaaacaaaataatgctTCAAATTAACTTCAATATTACAAATTTTAGGCACAACAAATTGCATGATTTCCAAATTATTCTCTCAAAACAAGATAGTAGAATAACTTAAAGCCATATTAAATTGTGAGCAATcgattaaaataattgaattgtGATAGAAGATCGGATTTAGcacataatttttaaacaagatgcatgattttaagaagttaaTAAATAACTTCCCAAATATTTGCTTATTTTTTCTATACATCCAAACACAAGCGAAGTCACCCTAATTAAGCTTAAAGCCACCAATGCAAGACAACAAACAATCTCATACCAATTTCCCCCAAAGCAAATTCACTTCcaactttcttcttcttctccttcttcttatTCTACCTTTCAATGTCCATGGGAGCAAAGGCCTGTCCCATGTGAATAAATCCGAGCTTGGTCTTCTCCGGCGATAGGGCTtctccctcttcttcttcttcttccttccccAATGACCAGTACTTGACCTTTTCGCCATAAACTTTAACTAAAAACAAGTAGAAGAACACTGAAAACATCGCCATACCGATAACATACCAGCTGAACTCTATGTTTATCAGCGCTTTAGCTCGGTGGAGCGACTTGTCATCATGGCAGTGCGCCACCTGGTGGCCCTCTTCCCAGCGGAGGAAGCACCCTTTAGGGATATAGGCTGGAGTCCAAAGCATAACCCCCATGACCATCAGCCAAAGCCCTTGGAAAAGGATACTAATAGACCTAACAAAACTCAGTATAAAGCTCTTGGGAAGGCCTATTCCCATGAGAGTAGATGTTAGGGACAAGGATATGAGAATCTGCAGAAGCATATGGTACTGTCCTTCCATGCCAACATGATCTGTAGAATGAAGGTGAAACAACAGGAGCTGCTGCCCAAAGGCTATGCCAGCAAGGAGCAGAGACAGGTCATTCCTCGCCTTAACACCGGCACGATCAAGGGCAATGGCTGATGCCGCGTAAACGAGGAAGGTCATGGAGATGGAGGAGTGCTCAAAGTTGTGGAGATGGTTAGATGGGATGGTGCCATCCACATCAAAAGGTTGGTGCCTAACAGGGCCAATGAAGAGCTCCATGGATATGGAGATGGAGCACCCTATCATGATCAGAAAGAGCTCCAAATACCTTATTTTTGAGGTGGGGAACCATGGGTGACTAGTGTAGGAGTGGGGGTTTTGAGCATGAAGCTTGATATGGTTAAAGAGGTGCCACAACCCAATTAGAAAGAACCCTAGCCCTGGTAAAACATGTCCTACCAAAGACCCCATATACCCTAAATTTCAAGGGACAATTTCAGGGGACAGGTGCCCTAAAACCTAGTTTTTGTGCTTTAAGGAGGAGGAGATGAGCTTGTTTGAGATGGGGTCTTGGAGGAGTTTGAAGGGTTTTTAGATATGGggttgaagaattgaatttttctGGGGGGCTTGGCTTAGAGAGTTGTAATACAATTTGTTGAGTTCAATGGGGGTTTAGCCATATGGTGGGTGGCTTGGGAAGTAGGGTTATTTATACTCAAACAATAGCCCCTTTTTCATGTGACAGACCTTTCTTTAGAAGCTAAAGAATAGAATAATGGTAGGGCcaatccttttttatttaatggactaaataattttcatttacgTACCCAACTTGTTGATGTAGATAGAGAAGAATATGCAacagataaaagaaaatttgggcAATGGGCTTTTCTAAGGAAGAAAATAGTGTTACTTATTTGCCCACGTTTATTTATGGGGAGAAAAATAAGgagttgtttttgaaaatattattttgaagaaatgGGTTATTCTAGAAATGCtgaatgttatttttttgtttattaaagaTGCAAGTACATAAATAATGGGAAATAATTTTGCTAAATGAATGtaaaatattcaaagaaaaagttttttttttttttttaaatctcattcAAGAAACATACTTAAAAATGCATTAATTTCATGAATTAAAGTTCTAGATAAAGATTTACACCATCCCTTGATTTAGTGAatcattgatatatatatatatatatatatatttgattttggttgatttattaaaattaaaataaataaaagaaaatgaaggacaTATAGACCTTTCTCCAtatggagtttttttttattatatgttccCATTGTTAGTCaaagttcaataattttctttaatcgTGTTCACACACTTTGATACCATTGTTTTTAAAGTTaggttttaagttttattttcaaatattttttttgcatgtaagaaaaataatataagtcaACTTTTATTAGAAATTCAAAGTTTCGctaataattttctattaattaaatttcgaaaatatTCCTACAAAAATATTCCTActatttagattttatatattaacTTGGTATTATCTTTCTATTAactttttggtaattaaaactacatcttttttattaaagttAGAACTCatttaacaattattttaagaaatgtttttagagtatgtttaataataattttaggaagtatttacaatatttttaatatttgaaaatttttatctttcaagtattaaaaatactataaacaCTTCCTATAGTCACTACCAAActcactcttaatttttttaatactaagattttttttatgaaaagagttattttcaagtactaaaaaaattaaaaacgttttttaaaataattaccaaacatgctcataattttatatttaaagaaaagaaaaaaataaagatagaaagacaaaaaaataaaaataaatagagaggACATCTTCATCTAATTCTAAGAGTATATTTAGTTTCCAGAAAAtactatgaaaagaaaaaaaaaatgtaaaataaaattattttttcatatttggttgtcctataaaaaatataagaaaataaataaatataattaaaagtaattaaaaaattttatatttttaaattatttaatctttatattgatgagttaaaataaataaaatgagtttgaaattaaaaaaaaaaatttatcaacttttaatttaattttttattttctttcattttttctttccttttatttttcctttgtattttctttttcttgcattttccttcaatttttttgacaacataaatttttctttaattcattaattaattgatttttttttttaacttgaattCAAGTTGGTTGGAATCGAGGCATAACAACTCCTTTTTactcaaaactattttttaaagtttgtgCATATGCAACGGTGCTCATTGAGACATGcaccaaaataattaaaaataaataaaatacaataaaatcgAGACTTGTGGCacaaaatttagttttataCGCAGAAtgatattgatataaaaatagggTCATGTGCAAACTTTCTCTggaaaatctaatattatatttctttcttttatttttttaatgttgggtggaataaataatttcaaaatataagattttgtaTTGATTGTGGGCATTTGATGTGTTAGCTAGTGTGGTGCATGTCTCAATGCATGAAAGAATTAGATTATAGatgtatttaaaataatagatttgaatgaaaatcgagaaaaagaaaaagaaaaaggaaaaagaaaaaaaaaacattttctgtctttatcattttgaaaagaagagaattatgatttttcaaatgataGTGGGATTACTcactaatttgattttcttcctacttcaaacaataaaatacaatcaaaaattttaatttataacttaaatgtcaaaataaatttgagtataattattttttgtccttttcttcTACATTTTTATAGCTTTACGCTATTGGCTGATTTGACATGAAACTTATACCATAATATTTAGAGTGAAATCcaatataaaaatagattaagagacccaatatatttaaaaaatttctaattttaaaaacgaatttgataaattttaaatagacaataatattttgagaatcaattcttaaaataatatttcttgaaataaatttaaggtatttttaattatttttgttgagtttctaaacaagaaaaatattttgataattttttcattatgtAAAAGTGTATATTACTTCTTgaagaataaatttaagaaactatttttcatatttgtgttATGGAACAAAAGTATATCTTTGAAgcaatcttcaattttttttcaaagcattGTCAAATGGATCATTTCATCCAACATAATATTCTAccttctattttcaaatttttaaatgagtggaaggaaataatttcaaaacataaattatGTAATGATTATATgtaacaattaaaattttattacatagtttgaattgaaattaaggaaaaaaaatattaaattgtgaAGTTTGAACAAGTTTTGTTACATTTCATTTGGGATGTCAATAGTTGAGCTGTCGAGTCAACTCACAAGAGTTGAAGAGGACAACGCTcttagagaaatttttttttatgtgatgatTGAtgagtttggttttattatatatttaacccttttttatatttatggtTTCGGCTTTTTTAAAGAGTGCAGTTACAATTAAAAGGTTGTTTTAGAGGCTCACAATTGTAACTCTTTTTATTCGTTTTGATTAGTGGATTGTTGAATGTTGGTATAATCCATGGACATAGAAATCACATTGATCGtcaaaacactttaaaaatcttatatttttctttattttatatttgtttgtgTGCATGATTCGGTTAACAAAAACACCATCattatgcttttatttttataagattttttttttttaattttcaaactatCACCGCAAGCTTTCCTTCAAGTGTTACACTAATCAtactttatatttaataaaattaacaataCAATATGagtatgattattttttgtcattttcttttacattttttatagcATTCATTTGATACGACACATTCTCCATTGATTTATTATGATGCTTGTgattcaatatttaaatttacgtctaatattaataatacttaatagtgttaaatattagtttgtttgttttttttagtattttatttatattaggcattaaaaaagtaaagaaaaatcaacatattacttttttttatttagaaaaagttaaatattttgattttttctatttgataaaaaatttataataagtcataaaaaagtaaaaaaataaaataaataaacaacctaaagtctaaaaacaaattaattttaacaaaaagtttaaaaaaaaaaacaaacatccacTAACTTTCTTAttattggattttatttttagaacattATCCTTATGTCTTTCTCTTTCTAACAAATATCACTCAAaggatattattttattttctccttcAAAATGAAATATGCAAGCGAATACTTTAGATTATAATACAAGCAACAATACAACTTTAGCATAattatttcttatcattttcttcACAACACCTATTCAAGATATAAAATGAGGCTTATGATATAAGGTTTAGATTTGAACTCCATTATTGATATAAAGTTGGGTGATTGACTAACTTTCTTGAAACATCATCATGGTattcatttgttattttattttcaaaacattatCACCCTATGTACCTTTTTCTTAAAAGATAATTGTTGCAAGTACAATTATtgcttgaatttgattttattttcttcttatatagctatttctcatcattttcttttgaatttttgtaattttcatttaaatatgaagatatGGATATGGTCATAATTTTACTTCAATTATTTGTATTTCAACATTCATTTTAACTTGATCTTTAACGATTTGTATCTAACCGTATAAATCTTGTTTATTCTAGACCTAAAAGGATTCTCATACCTCTAAAATATATCAACATGATTAAAAATAGTTCATACTTATATGAATCAAGACCTTTCTTCCCTATTCGACGTAGGATATCACACATAATCAATCatatttcaacaattttcataataaataaaatcattaattaattttaaaacacaactcaaatataaattatttttatgattaacaCTTCACTACTTCATTTCATTAGCACCAATTAAttcttcttatttaattttttttttctcttacttttttctttttaattctttatagTCAACACCTTTCTCTCTAGTGCTTCTTATTTTTGTCGTTGCACATTGTTCGAGCAAAACTTAGTGTTTTTATGAAGTGTTCTCCTCTTATGACCTTTGAGTATTTGTTAATCAACACATGGTGTTGACCCTattatgaatttgtttttttaattagtttttaaaattttttattttaaattattgattgtctttcaaaatattataatagaaACTTAAGGAGTGGTATCAACACTAATTGTTTATCACAAGTAAAACACACATGGTTAGTgtgtttaatatttattattattattttttaattaaaattattttttgaattatttttaaagcaaaaaaaagttATACAAGTATGCATCTTgagaaataaattcaaaaattaaacttaatacCAAATTATCTTGATATACTCATAAAAATTCACTtgaaactttaattttataaagtCGTAGTAACATTTATCCTAATTGTTGGTCCTACAAAGGTAAATTCAAGGGATATTAGTTTAGTCTTCTTCCTTACATCACTTAAATATTTGAAGGCTTAAATGTTAAGacctttgatttattattaCAAGACATTGTTGCTAATCCTAGTTTGAGccttattgaaataaattttttaaataacacatgttacataaataattttaacttaaaaataaaatattataatttaaattaatattaaactcaatattaaaactaaatttaaattatctcGATATATTCTTATAAACCCATTTGAAactttaattttagaaaatcacAATAATAAGGTGAGATATTTATCCCAATTGTCAATCTCACGTCAACATGAGCTTTTCTATCCGACATGACTTAAACATTAAAAGACTTAAATGTCTAGACCTATGATTTATTATCAAAGGACATTGCTACTTGGGAAGAAGATTGAAATGAAAGTTTTAAATAGCACATGCTACAAGAATaactatattttttctaaaaaaaaattcaactatgATGATTATTAGaagggaaaaagaaatttaagataGTAGCTAGGTATTGATTGACCATATGAATTGaatatgataaaatatgatGTCATTATTTTTGTCACTATacctaaaaggaaaaaaaaatgtaagagtattttttataatattttttaaatcaattcacAAAAATTACTTGttgaaaaacaattctcaattgttcttaagaacaaaattaTGGTTATTCGGTAATACAAAATTATTCATATTGTTAGTTGTTTCTTATAATActctaaaaaccaaaaaacaaaaaaaaaaaacctcaaatttattttaaaactcaaagACAAGTTAGTTTTCATTACTTCCAAAATAAATTAGACTTAAAAGTCTAAATTAACTTATATCCAACTGattatctaaataaaataatatcgaTCTTAAATAAGGTTGGTTTGATTCTATTTATTCATCattaaaaagtttattaaattttaacttaattataaattaattatttcaattaggccgattttccttaaaaatcaaaatgaaattatatctttttcactcatattattaatttaataaaaattaattaattttttaacattggtaattttaattataacatTTGGGAAATGTTAAAATGACTGAAATAcaaatttagttttttaaatatgtatggTAAAGTTTAGATCATTGAAATAGGTataagcaaataatattaagatgcaaaatatgcaaaattacaaataaataggaGTATGATACAAATAATAAGACTTGAAAATCTAGATGTGGCTCCACCTAATTGATggtatttttttagtaaaccATGAACGTGCATGATTCTAACATTTATGTTCTGTCACATACTTGGGTTTTTCTTAAGCTTACGCAATAGGTGGCTTTGAAACGAGTCAAGGTCAAACTATTAATAGGgtctgttattttttttttctttacctcACGTGCATCATTGACAAATATGACTAAGGAATGAGATCTCGTGAAAAGTCAAAAGTCAAACGCAAACTTTGATTTGTTTTGAACCATAACACTTTTCTTAATTAGACCTTTTGTGACATAGATGGGATGTAGAGGAAAGAAAAACCTAGCTGATCAATTTGGATCGTTACCTTCTTTCAAACTATTGCTAGGTGGGATGAGAAGAAAGTGAATTCAAAATGGGTTTCTATTTTtccatataaaattttaaaaaaaaaattaaaaaatgtcttATGTTGTTACTaagaaaaaactcaaaaatgagataatttaaaatctcAATCTTGAAATAGGTACaagcaaataatattaagatgcaaaatatgcaaaattacaaataaataggaGTATGATACAAATATGAGACTTGAAAATCTAGATGTGGCTCCACCTAATTGATggtatttttttagtaaaccATGAACGTGCATGATTCTAACATTTATGTTCTGTCACATACTTGGGTTTTTCTTAAGCTTACGCAATAGGTGGCTTTGAAACGAGTTGAGGTCAAACTATTAATAGGgtctgttattttttttttctttacctcACGTGCATCATTGATAAATGTGACTAAGGAATGAGATCTTGTGAAAAGTCAAAAGTCAAAGGCAAACTTTGATTTGCTTTGAACCATAATACTTTTCTTAATTAGACCTTTTGTGACATAGATGGGATGTAGAGGAAAGAAAAACCTAGCTGATCAATTTGGATCGTTACCTTCTTTTCAAACTATTGCTAGGTGGGATGAGAAGAAAGTGAATTCAAAATGGGTTTCTATTTTtccatataaaatttttaaaaaaattaaaaaatgtcttATGTTGTTACTaagaaaaaactcaaaaatgAGATAATTTAAAATCCCAATCTTGAAATAGGtacaaacaaataatattaagatgcaaaatatgcaaaattacaaataaataagagtATGATACAAATAATGAGACTTGAAAATCTATATTTGGCTCCACCTAATTGATggtatttttttagtaaaccATGAACGTGCATGATTCTAACATTTATGTTTTATTACGTACTTAGGTTTTTCTTAAGCTTACATAATGGGTGGCTTTTAAACGAGTCAAGGTCAAGCTATTAATAGGAtctgttattttttttctttacctcATGTGTATCATTGACAAATGTGACTAAGGAATGGATCTCACGAAAAGTCAAAAGTCAAACATAAACTTTGAAAACTAATCCAAAGATAAGTGAAAGGTCAATGAccaaatatctttattttaaaaatgataaaaataagcaGAAATTGAACTCATATTGTTAGTGTTGGTGACATTGCTAAAAGCTAACAAAAGTGGGCCACTAGGGCCCATAGATCAACACAATACCTCAATTGGGCCTTTGATGATCATATGGATGATGAGCCCAAAAGATGAAGGGCTATTGGGCTTGGAGTTATGGTCAGGCTTAGTACAGGGGCCTAAAAAGGTTCAGGCCAACAGCCACCCTCAATTTAGGTTTTTGGTAGACTTGAGTATGTAATAAACACTCCATCAATATCTTTTTCCTTAACTAATAAGAAAGAGCccaatttaagaataaaaaaatgttcgATGGAAAATCAAAACTTTCTATCACctttaaagattaaattaacTAAATATCACAAAGTAAAAAAGcttagactatgtttggttttcaaaaaatttgagagaaaatgcacaaaaaaataaaaaataaaaaaataaatttaaattaaatgagttatttttacatcatacttcaaacttattttacttattttaaatatttatataaaaaataaataatttaaaaatagataagtttttaattttaattatatttgattttttctcatattttccaatgtaaaaccaaacatgtaaaaattatttctctaaacatttttttttacttttcaagagccaaacaaacccttaagtATTTAATCATTGCCATGGATAGATGATTTACTTTAAGCTTTCTTTGATGTCCAATTGTCAATCAATAATGATTAATTggtaatatattaatataactTTTACCATCAAACAAGTAAAATAATTCtatcatcaatattttttaagattccTTGACAATGGATTTTCTCTCCATCCAAACATATGCCAAGAAGtttcaattttaattctattatttCCCTTTCCTTGTAAGAATTAGAAGGCTTAAACCCTAAAATTGATGCTCAATTCATGATGACAAAGATTTGAGTCATCCTCTTTCCTTTTAAAACCCTAACTTGAAATTTGCTCCAACTTTGGACACTCTACCAATCACTACaagccaaaaaagaaaacagtAGTTTTCACCCAAGAAAATCTTCAATCACAAGCATTAAATGGTAAAATGACAATTTAACCCTTCTCTGATGGTTGTCTTCCCacccataaaatttattttctcatccaccaatctttttttctttaattttaaaattatcattatgTAAATAGATCAAAACACTCCCTTTGTTTTTTGCACACGGTTTAtttaccaatatattcaaaaacatttaaaaataataatttttaaaaaatagttcttaaaaagaatttttaattaatttcaggAATAAATTCCTATTTGACAGTtcaaatatatagattataaaaaaaattatatttttaattaatcattaACATTAtgtaaaaatacttcaaaataccttaatttaaaaaatatatattatcagaacaaatttgaataaaagcattttttttgtaaatatatatatatatatatatgtatatatatatatcaaatatggtctctaaatcactaaaaacaCTATCcgttttttctttcattatttcatcatccctaaataattttattttttttataaaaaaaagcatatatttttaaagcaaaaatttgaaaacaaaatggTGTGGAGAGGTATTTCAATTGAAGCTTAAAAGAAATGGAATCTTCATAATGAAATAGAAGCTTGAAAATGACGTAATTTTTGTGTCATAGGAGATGAAAAAGATGGCCCTGGATGTAATTTCCCTTTCTGTGTATGATGAAGGCTTTTGGGCCCACCACTTTAAACTCTATGGCCCACTGCCTCACCGTCCAGAAAAGTTAGGCCCAACTACTCTACCCTTGTCTTTCTTCAAGAACCCACGCCATTCCAAGTGGCTTGTAAATTACCCAAAACAACCGAGGGCCTCAGGCACAAAACCCCATGAAATGGGTGGGTATTTAGGTCATTTTTACTCAAAAGATTCTCCATTGTGATGTTTCTTGTAAAGTT
Proteins encoded in this region:
- the LOC100255325 gene encoding uncharacterized protein LOC100255325, producing MGSLVGHVLPGLGFFLIGLWHLFNHIKLHAQNPHSYTSHPWFPTSKIRYLELFLIMIGCSISISMELFIGPVRHQPFDVDGTIPSNHLHNFEHSSISMTFLVYAASAIALDRAGVKARNDLSLLLAGIAFGQQLLLFHLHSTDHVGMEGQYHMLLQILISLSLTSTLMGIGLPKSFILSFVRSISILFQGLWLMVMGVMLWTPAYIPKGCFLRWEEGHQVAHCHDDKSLHRAKALINIEFSWYVIGMAMFSVFFYLFLVKVYGEKVKYWSLGKEEEEEEGEALSPEKTKLGFIHMGQAFAPMDIER